The segment AATCTCATAGGTGACCCTGGCGCCTTCGTTCCGGTGTATGTCATCTCTGCCATCTGGCAGGCCTGCGGCTGGAACAGCATTATCTTCATCGCCGCCCTGTCCTCGGTGGATGCACAGCAGTATGACGCCGCCCGGATTGACGGGGCTAACCGCTGGCAGACCGTCTGGCACGTGGAGATTCCGGCCATCCTGCCGACCATTATTATTTTATTGATTATGAATATGGGCAGCATACTCAGTGTAGGCTTCGAGAAGACTTTTCTTATGCAAAATAGTCTCAACAAGCCCGTCTCGGAGGTCATCTCCACGTATGTCTTCAATGTGGGCGTGAAATCCAACCAGTTCAGCTTCGGTTCTGCGGTCGGACTATTCAATACCCTGATCAACTTCACGTTCCTGATGCTGGCGAATGCACTGGCCAAAAAAACTTCAAAAATCAGTCTGATGTAAGGAGGAAATGGGATGTCAAACAGTCAAGCCGCTCATTCGCAAACGATCAAGCATTCGGGCGGCATCGCAGACAGGCTGTACACGCTGGTGGTTGCGGTCATAAGCATCGCAGCGTTTATCATGGTCGCGTACCCGCTGTATTTCATCATCATAGCTTCCGTCAGCAACTCCACCATGGTGAATCAGGGACAGGTTATTCTATGGCCTAAGGACATTAACCTGTACGGCTATGAGCAGATATTCAAGGACACCCGGATCTGGCAGGGGTATAAAAATACGATTATTTACACGGTGCTGGGTACGCTGCTCAATCTGCTGGTCACGCTCCCTGCGGCGTATGCCTTGTCCCAGCGGAAATTCCGGGCACGCAGGTTCATTATGCCGCTGTTTGTGATCACGATGTATTTTGGCGGGGGCATGATTCCTACCTATCTGCTTATCCGTGACCTGAATCTGTTGAATACGCCCTGGGTAATGATTGTGAACGGTGCCATTAGTGTATACAATCTGATTATTACAAGAACCTTCTTCGAGACCGCTATCCCGGAGGAGCTGCACGAAGCGGCTACCCTGGATGGCTGCTCGCACTTCCGTTATTTCATCTCGGTGGTGGTTCCGCTGTCCAAGGCGGTAATCTCTGTCATCACGCTCTATTATGTGGTGGGTCACTGGAACGACTTCTTCAACGCCTTGCTCTATATCAATACGGATAGCTTACAGCCGCTGCAGATCGTCCTGCGCAATATTCTGTTATCCAATCAGGCGTTCGCGGGCGGAGCCGGATCAGGTGCCGGGGCCGGTGCGGGCAGCTATGCCCAGCAGTTCGCGGATCAGATCAAATATGCGGTCATTATCGTATCGACGGTGCCGGTGCTGATTATCTATCCGTTTATCCAGAAGTACTTCGAGAAGGGCGTAATGATCGGTGCGGTGAAGGGCTGAGCGTATAGCTGACGCTGCGGGCAGCATCCGGTGGGCCGGGAGGGAGGGAACCTCAGTGAAAAAAAGTCTTGAACTGCTCGATTCCATCGGCGAACCTGTATCTCAAGATATGAAGGAAAAGCTTATTCATGGCAGCAGACAATTCCGCATGAGTGTGCATGTAACCAAGGTACCTTCCATGAATAATCTGGTGCTGTATTCCCACTGGCATGAAGAGCTGGAGCTGCTGTTCATGATCAAGGGCACGGCCAAGTTCCATGTGGGGCAGGAGAAGCTGGTTGTTCAGAGCGGAGAGGCGGTCTTCATTCAGCCTAATATGCTGCATTCGGCGATCCGGGTGGATCAGGAGGAGATTATGTTCTGCGCGGTGCTGGTGCATTTCAATTTCCTCTCGAGCCTGGAGAATGACCAGATTCAGCAGCAGTATATCTTCCCGCTCTTCCTCGACAACCGGCGTTATCCGCTGCTGATCGGGCGGGAGCTGGAGGAGAAGCTGCGGCTGATTCCACTGCTGGAGGAGGTACGGGATCTCTATCAGCAAGAATCGCACGGCTATGAGATGCTGATTAAGGCCAGGCTGTTCGAGCTGCTGTACCGGCTGGAAAAGTGTGCGGCTGAGCATCCGCAGGCAGGACTGCCCGGGCAGTCCCGGGGCGGCAACAGCTCGATGCTGGCCAAAAAAACGCTGGCCTACGTCCAGCAGAACTACAGTAAGCGGATCACGCTCTCCGACATGGCGCAGCAGGTCAACATGAGCCCGTCTTACTTTTGCCGGTTCATGAAGAAGCAGTTCGATCTGTCCCCGATGGACTTCCTGAACGAATACCGGATCTCGGAGGCGGTCAGCCTGCTGGAGACCACGGATAAGAAGATCATGGAGATCTCCGGCATGACCGGCTTCAGCAATGTCAACCGGTTCACGGAGATGTTCAAGAAAACCTACGGCTGCCGCCCGATAGATTACCGGAACAGGCTGCGGCAGAGTAAATAGCTTGGACTAGAAGAAAAAGCAGCCCCTATCGCAGGGACTGCTTTTCTTTGTGCTGTGGCTTGTGAACGGAAGAGAGCCCGTGTTACTTCGCTGGAGCCGATGGCTCAAGCCAGCGTGAATCCATTACAGGCTCAGCGGTTGCGGTGTAGCCTTCAGGCAGGTAAGTGGATACCGTGCCTTTGGTAATAACTTGCGGATACATTTTATCCGGGTCAGGCAGGGTGACCTTGAAGAAGATCACTGCTTTGGTGGCACTGGTGAATTCGATACGCTCTACCGTCAGGCCGTAACCGGGGTTAGGCAGATTGTCAACGGTGATGGTGGCTTTGTTGACGCCTTCAGCGGCTTTGGCCAGGACTACATCGGAGACGTAATTGTTAGCCGGAACCGGCTCCGGCTCAGAAGGCTCATTGCCCGGATTGTTCGGCGTAATCACCCGGTCGGCGAATTCAGCGGCATCATGGATCATGACAGCGGCTTCAGCGCGGGTAATCGCATCGGACGGGCGGAATTTGCCGTTATCCAGCGTGAGTACCTTCGTGTTCAAGAGCACCTGCAGGCTGTAATTCACCTCTGGAGTGAGCTTATCGCCATCCTCAATCATGAAGAACATCTTAGTTACCGGGAAATTGCCCTTGCTCTGCAAGGCTTGGGTCAATAAATGGGCGAATTCCGCACGGGTCATCGGTGCATTCGGGTTGATATCCTTTGCCAGCATCAGGCCGCTCTGCTTCGCAAGGGCGAAGGAGGAGGCGTACCAGGCATTATCTTTTACATTGTCAAAGAGCTGGCTGGCCTTAGCACTGCTGTCGGTACCTGCTTTCGGTGCAAGCGACAATCCTTTTACAAGGAACTGTACGGCTTGCGCATTCGTCACTTTGGCATTGGGGGCAAACAGGTCATTCGTAATTCCGTTAATTACACCGGCGTTATGCAGCGAATTGATCTTGGTTTCGGCTGCATTTCCCTTGAGGTCCGTGAAGGCAAATGCGGACGCTCCGAAGGATAAACTGGCAGCCAGGATTCCGCACGCGATGCTCATTTTTTTTGCGTGCTTCGTTAGATTCGTTGGTTTCATTGTGCATCACCTCTATTACTCAGATGGTTATTAGCGGCGAAAGGTTGCAGTTGACCGGAAAAAAATAAAAAAACTTAGGACAACGGGATAAACCGGGTGGACCACAGGTAAAATTTATTTTGCGGATCGGTAAATCCTCTTTTATTCTGATCCAGGGCTGCAATTCTCTTCATCTCTTCGTCCGACAGGGAGAAATCAAACAGCTCCAGATTTTGCTTCAGCCTGGCAGGAGTAACCGACTTCGGAATCACAGCGATATCCCGCTCCAGATTCCACCTCAAGATGACTTGCGCTGCTGTCTTATCATACCTCTCTGCCATTTCGGTGAGCACAGGGTGGGTAAGCATCTCCTGGTTACCGTGTCCAAAAGGGCTCCACGCGACATGCTGGATACCGTGCTTGCTCATATAGTCATGAAGCGACCCTTGCTGGAGCAGCGGGTTCGTCTGAATTTGATTCACTGCGGGGACAATCGTCCCCTGCTTCATGACCTTATCCAGATGCTCCTGCTCAAAATTAGATACCCCAATTGCCCGGATTTTGCCCTCCTTGTATAAAGACTCCAGGATGTGCCAGCTTTCTAGATAGTGCTTGGCCGGCCAGTGGATCAGGTAAAGGTCAACATAATCCGTTTGGAGTTTTTGAAGACTGGCTTCAAAGGCTTTACGGGTCTTTCGCCCCAGGTCAGTGCTCCATACTTTGGTTGTAATAAAGAGCTCGCTTCGAGGTACACCCGATTTCTGAATAGCCCTGGCTATCAGCTCCTCGTTGCGGTAAGCTGCTGCCGTATCCAGATGCCGGTACCCGTTCTGAAGCGCCCATACTAGAGCGTCTTCATTATTGTCTTTGATGTTATACACACCCAGACCCACCTTCGGCATCTGGACTCCATTATTCAAAACGAAATGTTCCATTTAACATCTTCCTTTCTTTTTAAGTTCGTATAACCAGCCCTCTTGGTCAACGATTATAGCATAAGAAGGCAACTAATCATCATTGGGAAAGAAAATCGAGACGGATGCACTTCGTAGGATTTTGAAGGGATGCTCTTTTCCGCTGTCGCACTCCATATAATAATCAGGCTTGCATTCCCAAATATGAACCCATATAATTAAACCGAACAGTCGGTTTTTTGTAGGAGGGATGAAATGAGTACACCAAAAGGTTCAGTAAAGCGGAGTATGATCCTAGACCAGGCGTTGGAGCTTTTTGTGCAGAAGGGATATGCCGCCACCTCGATGGAGGATATCGTCAAGCACACCGGGGTCAGCAAGGGCAGCATTTATTACCATTTTTCCAGCAAAGATGATTTGTTTGTGAGTATGGTCGAAAAAATCAACCGCGAATGGGTGGAGGAGTGGTCGGAGATTCGCCGCCAATTTCCGGAGGTCGGAAGCAGACTAATGGGAGCAAGCTTGCATTTTGTGAACAGCTTCCAGAGTCCTCTGACGAAGGTGGCTGAAGAGTTCTCCATGAATATGCAGGAGGGTTACCAGGAGATACATCAGCGGCTGATTGAGATCTCAATGGTGCAGATTGAAGTATTTACCGAGATCTTCCGGGAGGGGATGGAGCAGCAGGTATTTACTATGGCGGACTCGAGCCGGCTGGCTGTGTTATTCACCAGTATGTTAAGCGGCTTGACGCTGTATCCCCAAGTGTTCCCCAAAGACGGGATGCACCAGCATACGCAAGAAGCGGTAGCTCTGTTATTGGAGGGAATTAAGAAGAAATGAATGAAGCGCAGCCTGTTCGAGTCGTTGAACCGCAGTTCTCGGGCAGGCCCGCTTCATTTGAGAATTATTAAACCGAACGGTCAGTTTTATCGAAAAGGAGGTAATACGATGAAAGAATTGTTGCGAAATCGGGTATTTCTGCTGGTAATGGCCTCGGATGTGCTGCAGCAGGTGGGGATTTGGGTGCGGAATATGGCTTTGCTCTATTATGTGGTGCAGCAGACGCAGGGTGATCCGGTGGCTGTGTCCTTGCTTACGGTGGTGGAATACGCGCCGATTTTCTTATTTTCCCTGGTGGGCGGTGTGCTGGCTGACCGCTGGCGCCCCAAGCGCACCATGATCTGGGGCGATGTTCTAAGCTTTCTCTCCATTGTGCCAATTTTATTTGTGGTGGCATGGGGATACTGGCAGGCGGTTTTTATTGTGACGATGATCTCCGCGATTGTGTCGCAGTTCTCCCAGCCATCCTCGGCCAAATTGCTTAAAACCCATGTTCCTGAACAAGAGCTGACGGCTGCCATGGCGATGACCCAGATGGTCAGCTCGCTGTTTATCATTCTGGGCCCCATCCTCGGCACCTTTGTTTACTACACCTTCGGAGTTATGGTTTCCTTGAGCAGCCTCCTGGTAATCTTTGCGCTTTCCGCTTGTTTTTTGCTCTTCCTGCCGGATTCACCGCGCTCCATGGAAAGGTTGTCAGTGCAGGCTGTGGTCAACGATTTACGCGGCGGACTGCTCTACCTGCGGGAACATGCCAACTTGAAAGTGTTGATGGTGATGTTTGGCGTCCTTGCTCTGGGAGCCGGTCTGACCGCTCCGCTTGACATCTTTCTGGTTACGGAGCGGCTGGGATTGGCAGAAGCAGACTTGCAGTGGTTTACCGCCTTGTCCGGCTTGGGCCTCCTGATCGGGGCAATAATCGCCGCCAGCCTGTCCGGTCGCCTTAAGGGCAAAGGGGTGGTTTTCGCCGGTTTGATTTTGCTCGGGGCGGGGACAATGATTGAAGTATGGTCGGTCTGGCCCATTCTAACAGGCGGGATGCGGCTGATTACCGGTCTGTTCCTGGCTTTGACGCAGACTGTAATTGGCACGTATATGCTGACTTTGGTTCGGGCTGAATATATCGGACGGATTAATGGCCTCATCACTCCAATTTTTACCGGGTGCACGCTGATCGGGACAGGACTTTCTGGTATGCTGGTGGCGCAAAGCTCGCTTATCTTTGTCTATATGCTATCCGGTTTGATTTTGATGCTGGCGGCCTTGGTAGCGCTTCGTCTACGCTTCGACAACCCTGCAGCTAAGCAGGCAGAGGGGGGAGAAGCAGCGGGGAAGTAATGCAGATAGAGGGTTGTCCGTAAAACAGAGGACCGTAGCGAAAATGCGCGGCCCTTTTTTGTTCATTTTTCAAGTAAGAAGCTATGATATTTTTCCTTTTATATCCCAAAAAATACTATATTATAGAAAATGTAATCTTTGTGAAACCGGTAGTATTTGAGAAGAATGGGATTGGAGAGAAGTTCATGCGTGTTGCGCTGGTGTGTTGTGCAGATTCCACAGAGCCTTGTGAGGATTGCAGGTTTAAGAATGTTCATTCCTTTTTTGCACAGGTGTACGGTTGTAAGGTATTGCATTTCAAGGAGCTTGATGCGCTGGTCGATATTGTGAAGGAGGGCCTCCGGCTCGATGGTGTAATCATTAGCACCCCTGACTTCAACCCGGGATTCATTCATAAGATGCAATACCTGCAGCAGATGCATACGCTGAGAATATTCTTCATTGTGGAGGAGATCAGCGCTCACGGCAACCCTGTCCCCTTTCCTTCCAATCATATCTACATCAGCAGCTTTGAGCGCTACGGCTTCCAGGAGGAATTGTTCAGCCGGTTGCGCTGCTGGTTCGACGAAGGACTGGACCCTTATACACATCGCACCAGACAAATCAAGGATATCGCCCTTCATCTACACTCCAAATCCCTGAAGGTCGGAGAATTCGTCATTGAGCTTACCTGTAAAGAATTCGAACTCCTGGATCTGCTGCTGGAATGCCAAGGCCAGTACATCCCCACCGAGCAGATTCTGCACCAGCTGTGGGACAGGTATACATCCCCTGAGATTGTAAGGCAGTACGTATACAAGCTGAGGCACAAAATCGAGATCATCTCCGGACGAAGCGACATCATCCTGTTTCGCCGGGGGATCGGATATTCGGTGAACCCATTGATCTGACAGAGTTCTGTCAGGTCTTTTTTTTGTGCCCCGGGAAACACATAGATTGCACTCTTCCGTATCCTCCCATAAATCAACAATAACTGTAAATTAACGCAAGCTTAACAGCCGGGTTATGTCTCCTTCCGGGCTTAAGCGTTACGATGTCATTAATACGAATGGGGAGGCATATGGAGTGGCAACGATTCAGAACAGTATCTGGATTCACGCAGACCGGATCACCGTATTTGAGCGGACGAATGATATTGCGCACTGGACAGATTTATTCACGGAATACAAGGAGACGCGGGTGCTGGAGCAGGGGGACGCCTACATCCGGTTTGAGCTGACGACACATCCCGAGGGGAACCGCCCTTCACGCACATGGGAATCAGAACGCTGGCTGGACCGGCCGAACTTCCGGATTACGGCCAGACGCCTTGCGCCGCTGCTGCCGTTCAAGCATATGAATCTCGAATGGCTCTATGAGGAGCAGGACGAAGGGACGTATATGACCTGGATTCAGGAATTCGAGGTAGATCCGGCAAGCGGGCTGACCGGGGAGCAGGTGGAAGCGCATCTGAACCGCACGACCAAGGAGCAGATGGCAGCGATCAAGCACAATATCGAGAAGCAAACGGTTCGGAGCTGAGGGCTTACATGGAGAATGTGACAAGAAAAAGAGTCGTAATCACCGGGATGGGGCTGCTTACCCCGCTGGGGAATACGCCGGAGCAGTTCTGGAGGAACAGCCTGCAGGGCAAGGTGGGATATGACCGCTTGCAGGGCTATGAGCATATGGCGCTCAAAAGCCGCGTTACCGGCACCATACCGCAGTTCGAGCATTTGGGCCGGACGGCTGATGAAGCGCAGCGGGCAGGCATGGGGCGGCCGGGTATTCTGGCGGTCAACGCCGCGATAAGGGCGGTTGCCGATGCGGGGCTTGTGTTCACGAAGGAGCTGCGGGAGCGTTCCGGGGTCTGCATCGCCAATGCGATTGCCGACACCCCGTTCTCGGAGCAGACCTTCCTGCGGATGACGGAGGGCGGGCAGGGGCCGATTGATCATGGACTCTGTCAGGAGGATTTGTACCGCAAGGGCATGTTCTCTTATATTGCCTTCGAAGTGGCGCATGAGTTCGGGCTTCAGGGAGAGGCACTGGTCATGTCCACAGGCTGCACGGGCGGCATTGATGCTGTCGGATATGGCTATGAGTCGATTACAGCCGGGGAACATGACGTGATGATCTGCGGCGCAGCGGAAGCACCGGTCAGCTCGATGACTATTTCCTCCTTCGATGCCATCGGTGCGTTAACCTCCAAGTTCAACGATGATCCGCAGCGGGCTTCGAGACCTTTTGAGAAGAACCGCAGCGGCTTCGTTCTCAGCGAGGGGTGTGCCGTCGTTGTGCTGGAGGAGCTGGAGCATGCGCTCCGGCGGCAGGCGCCGATCTATGGCGAGGTGACCGGATTCGCCAGTACGAATAACGCTTTTCATATGACCGATCTGCCGCAGGACGGGGATGCGCTCAGTCTGACGATGAACGAGGCGCTCGGCAACGCGGGTCTGACAGCGGAGGACATTCAATATATCAACGCACATGGAAGCTCGACTCCGCAGAATGATGCTTTTGAGACCGCCGCTTATAAAAGAACGTTCGGAGAGCTCGCCTACTCCATCCCGATCAGCTCCACGAAATCGATGGTAGGCCATCCGCTCTCGGCAGCGAGTGCCATTGAGATTGTACACTGCCTGCTGGCCTTGAACGAGGGCTATATCCCGCCAACCGCCAACCTGGACGAGCCGGATCCGGCCTGTGATTTGAATTATGTGCCGAAAGAGGCGATCCAGCGCGACCTGTACCATATTCTGACCAATGCCAGCGGATTCTCCGGGATTCACTCCGCGATGATTCTGGCCGCGAACGAATACAGCAATCGGGCAGGCAAGCTTCAGACTGAACAATGGATGTGCAGCCTATGAAGAATACAGTATTCGTAACCGGAGTAGGGATGGTGGGGCCGTGCGGGAATAGTGCCGGGGCCTTCTGGGAAGGACTTCTGAGCGGCCGTAATTATATGACTCCGCTTCAGCTTGAGGGTACGACTGGTAACGCGCCTCCCTTCGCTGGACAAGTCAGCGGGATGGAGCCGGAGCGGGTCATCTCGAAGCGTCTGCTCAAGAAATGCTCCCGCTTCTCTGTCATGTCGATTCTGGCTGCGAAGGATGCCATGGATGATGCGCACTGGGAGCTGGATCAGATGCGCCGCGAGCGGATCGGCATCTTCGTCGGCAACAACTCGGGCGGCTGGGAGAGTGCGCGCAATGGCCTGCGTGTCCTCCATACCGAGGGGGCGCCCTTCATTGACCCGAACCTGGCGAGCAACTGGTTCCCGGCGGCGGCACAAGGGCATATGTCCCTGGCCTTCGATATCAGGGGCTACAGCAAGACGGTGATCGCCGACCGGAGCAGCGGGCTGCTCGCCATTGCGTATGCGGCCAGAGCCATCCGCAGCGGGATCATCGATGCGGCGATTGTGGGCGGAGCCGAGACGCCGCTTGATCCGTGGGCGCTGTCCTTCTATAACACGGAGGGGCTGCTGAATCTGAGTGCGGACCGCCCGCAGGCGGCATACCGGCCGTTCGTGGAGGGACGCAGCGGACTGGCCCTGGCTGAAGGAGCCGCGTTCCTCTGCCTCGAATCAGAGCGCAACCTTCAGAAGCGCGAGGCGTCCCGCCGGGTACGGGCGAGCATCCAGGGCTTCGGCTTCACGAATGACGGCCAGGCCGCCGCCCCACCTGAGGAGAGTATAGCGCAGTGTGCCAGGGCGATCCGGCTGGCGATTGGACATTCGGAGACGCACCCGGAGAGAATCGGCTATCTGTCGCTGGATGGGGCCGCCTCCGCCCGCGAAGACGGAATTGAATGCTCGGCCATTCAGGAGGTGTTCGGCAGTAGTACAGAAGCCAAGTGGGCGGGCTGCCCCAAGACCGTCTTCGGCAACACGATTGGAGCGGCAGGGGCGTTCGATGTCGCACTGAGCGTGCTGGCAATGAATAACGGGGAGCTGCCCGGCCTTCCGTATCTGGCAGAATCCGTTCAGGACAATGGCTTGAACTTCGTGCCGGGGATCAGCCGCCGGACCGCTGTGGAGTCTTCGCTGATTCTGTCCAGAGGGAGGGGGGGTGTCTCTTCGGCACTGGTTGTGAACAAGGAAGAGCTGTGAACCGTGAATTGTAAAGCAAGATGCGTAAGGCCCATTAACTCTAAAGGAAGGGTGTATCTAATGGTATTCGAGAAGGTAAAAGCAATCATTGAGGATATTGGCATTGAGGATGAGATTATCGAATCATCACGGCTCTATGACGATTTGGCCCTGGATTCAACAGAGCTGGCGCTGGTCTCTACAGCACTTGCGAAGGCGTTTGGCATCTTCATTGAGAGTAGGGTGCTTAAGACTTATTCTGTAGCCCAAGTGATCGAAGCCGTTGCCTTGAAGGCATGATCAGAGGGATCGGCATGGATCTGGTCAGTATCAGCTTCGTGGAGCAGATGCTGGCCAAGTGCGGTGAACTCTTCATCCAGCAGTACTATTCAATGGAAGAAAGGGAACTGTTCGCCTGTAAAAAAAGACATGCGGAACAGTTCCTGGCCGGCAGATTCGCCGCCAAAGAAGCGCTGCTGAAGGCCTTCGGCACCGGAATGAACTGTGAGCTGGACTGGAATGAGCTGGAGTTCCTCAATCTTCCCAGCGGCCAGCCCTATCTGGTCCGCAGCCGAAGACTGGAGTCTTATATACAGCAGCAGGAGAGCATCCACGTAAGCATTAGTCATCACGGTGATTATGCTGCTGCATTCATCATTATTGAGAGCAGTCAATGACTGTGAGGAG is part of the Paenibacillus sp. FSL M7-0420 genome and harbors:
- a CDS encoding beta-ketoacyl-[acyl-carrier-protein] synthase family protein, yielding MENVTRKRVVITGMGLLTPLGNTPEQFWRNSLQGKVGYDRLQGYEHMALKSRVTGTIPQFEHLGRTADEAQRAGMGRPGILAVNAAIRAVADAGLVFTKELRERSGVCIANAIADTPFSEQTFLRMTEGGQGPIDHGLCQEDLYRKGMFSYIAFEVAHEFGLQGEALVMSTGCTGGIDAVGYGYESITAGEHDVMICGAAEAPVSSMTISSFDAIGALTSKFNDDPQRASRPFEKNRSGFVLSEGCAVVVLEELEHALRRQAPIYGEVTGFASTNNAFHMTDLPQDGDALSLTMNEALGNAGLTAEDIQYINAHGSSTPQNDAFETAAYKRTFGELAYSIPISSTKSMVGHPLSAASAIEIVHCLLALNEGYIPPTANLDEPDPACDLNYVPKEAIQRDLYHILTNASGFSGIHSAMILAANEYSNRAGKLQTEQWMCSL
- a CDS encoding MFS transporter, producing the protein MKELLRNRVFLLVMASDVLQQVGIWVRNMALLYYVVQQTQGDPVAVSLLTVVEYAPIFLFSLVGGVLADRWRPKRTMIWGDVLSFLSIVPILFVVAWGYWQAVFIVTMISAIVSQFSQPSSAKLLKTHVPEQELTAAMAMTQMVSSLFIILGPILGTFVYYTFGVMVSLSSLLVIFALSACFLLFLPDSPRSMERLSVQAVVNDLRGGLLYLREHANLKVLMVMFGVLALGAGLTAPLDIFLVTERLGLAEADLQWFTALSGLGLLIGAIIAASLSGRLKGKGVVFAGLILLGAGTMIEVWSVWPILTGGMRLITGLFLALTQTVIGTYMLTLVRAEYIGRINGLITPIFTGCTLIGTGLSGMLVAQSSLIFVYMLSGLILMLAALVALRLRFDNPAAKQAEGGEAAGK
- a CDS encoding TetR/AcrR family transcriptional regulator, translated to MSTPKGSVKRSMILDQALELFVQKGYAATSMEDIVKHTGVSKGSIYYHFSSKDDLFVSMVEKINREWVEEWSEIRRQFPEVGSRLMGASLHFVNSFQSPLTKVAEEFSMNMQEGYQEIHQRLIEISMVQIEVFTEIFREGMEQQVFTMADSSRLAVLFTSMLSGLTLYPQVFPKDGMHQHTQEAVALLLEGIKKK
- the acpS gene encoding holo-ACP synthase, with product MIRGIGMDLVSISFVEQMLAKCGELFIQQYYSMEERELFACKKRHAEQFLAGRFAAKEALLKAFGTGMNCELDWNELEFLNLPSGQPYLVRSRRLESYIQQQESIHVSISHHGDYAAAFIIIESSQ
- a CDS encoding aldo/keto reductase; its protein translation is MEHFVLNNGVQMPKVGLGVYNIKDNNEDALVWALQNGYRHLDTAAAYRNEELIARAIQKSGVPRSELFITTKVWSTDLGRKTRKAFEASLQKLQTDYVDLYLIHWPAKHYLESWHILESLYKEGKIRAIGVSNFEQEHLDKVMKQGTIVPAVNQIQTNPLLQQGSLHDYMSKHGIQHVAWSPFGHGNQEMLTHPVLTEMAERYDKTAAQVILRWNLERDIAVIPKSVTPARLKQNLELFDFSLSDEEMKRIAALDQNKRGFTDPQNKFYLWSTRFIPLS
- a CDS encoding winged helix-turn-helix domain-containing protein; this translates as MRVALVCCADSTEPCEDCRFKNVHSFFAQVYGCKVLHFKELDALVDIVKEGLRLDGVIISTPDFNPGFIHKMQYLQQMHTLRIFFIVEEISAHGNPVPFPSNHIYISSFERYGFQEELFSRLRCWFDEGLDPYTHRTRQIKDIALHLHSKSLKVGEFVIELTCKEFELLDLLLECQGQYIPTEQILHQLWDRYTSPEIVRQYVYKLRHKIEIISGRSDIILFRRGIGYSVNPLI
- a CDS encoding S-layer homology domain-containing protein, which gives rise to MKPTNLTKHAKKMSIACGILAASLSFGASAFAFTDLKGNAAETKINSLHNAGVINGITNDLFAPNAKVTNAQAVQFLVKGLSLAPKAGTDSSAKASQLFDNVKDNAWYASSFALAKQSGLMLAKDINPNAPMTRAEFAHLLTQALQSKGNFPVTKMFFMIEDGDKLTPEVNYSLQVLLNTKVLTLDNGKFRPSDAITRAEAAVMIHDAAEFADRVITPNNPGNEPSEPEPVPANNYVSDVVLAKAAEGVNKATITVDNLPNPGYGLTVERIEFTSATKAVIFFKVTLPDPDKMYPQVITKGTVSTYLPEGYTATAEPVMDSRWLEPSAPAK
- a CDS encoding carbohydrate ABC transporter permease; this encodes MSNSQAAHSQTIKHSGGIADRLYTLVVAVISIAAFIMVAYPLYFIIIASVSNSTMVNQGQVILWPKDINLYGYEQIFKDTRIWQGYKNTIIYTVLGTLLNLLVTLPAAYALSQRKFRARRFIMPLFVITMYFGGGMIPTYLLIRDLNLLNTPWVMIVNGAISVYNLIITRTFFETAIPEELHEAATLDGCSHFRYFISVVVPLSKAVISVITLYYVVGHWNDFFNALLYINTDSLQPLQIVLRNILLSNQAFAGGAGSGAGAGAGSYAQQFADQIKYAVIIVSTVPVLIIYPFIQKYFEKGVMIGAVKG
- a CDS encoding beta-ketoacyl-[acyl-carrier-protein] synthase family protein yields the protein MKNTVFVTGVGMVGPCGNSAGAFWEGLLSGRNYMTPLQLEGTTGNAPPFAGQVSGMEPERVISKRLLKKCSRFSVMSILAAKDAMDDAHWELDQMRRERIGIFVGNNSGGWESARNGLRVLHTEGAPFIDPNLASNWFPAAAQGHMSLAFDIRGYSKTVIADRSSGLLAIAYAARAIRSGIIDAAIVGGAETPLDPWALSFYNTEGLLNLSADRPQAAYRPFVEGRSGLALAEGAAFLCLESERNLQKREASRRVRASIQGFGFTNDGQAAAPPEESIAQCARAIRLAIGHSETHPERIGYLSLDGAASAREDGIECSAIQEVFGSSTEAKWAGCPKTVFGNTIGAAGAFDVALSVLAMNNGELPGLPYLAESVQDNGLNFVPGISRRTAVESSLILSRGRGGVSSALVVNKEEL
- a CDS encoding SRPBCC family protein, with the translated sequence MATIQNSIWIHADRITVFERTNDIAHWTDLFTEYKETRVLEQGDAYIRFELTTHPEGNRPSRTWESERWLDRPNFRITARRLAPLLPFKHMNLEWLYEEQDEGTYMTWIQEFEVDPASGLTGEQVEAHLNRTTKEQMAAIKHNIEKQTVRS
- a CDS encoding AraC family transcriptional regulator, producing the protein MKKSLELLDSIGEPVSQDMKEKLIHGSRQFRMSVHVTKVPSMNNLVLYSHWHEELELLFMIKGTAKFHVGQEKLVVQSGEAVFIQPNMLHSAIRVDQEEIMFCAVLVHFNFLSSLENDQIQQQYIFPLFLDNRRYPLLIGRELEEKLRLIPLLEEVRDLYQQESHGYEMLIKARLFELLYRLEKCAAEHPQAGLPGQSRGGNSSMLAKKTLAYVQQNYSKRITLSDMAQQVNMSPSYFCRFMKKQFDLSPMDFLNEYRISEAVSLLETTDKKIMEISGMTGFSNVNRFTEMFKKTYGCRPIDYRNRLRQSK
- a CDS encoding phosphopantetheine-binding protein, which encodes MVFEKVKAIIEDIGIEDEIIESSRLYDDLALDSTELALVSTALAKAFGIFIESRVLKTYSVAQVIEAVALKA